One segment of Theobroma cacao cultivar B97-61/B2 chromosome 9, Criollo_cocoa_genome_V2, whole genome shotgun sequence DNA contains the following:
- the LOC18589619 gene encoding DEAD-box ATP-dependent RNA helicase 37 codes for MTTRTSWADLAANSAAENVGVGSSSASNGAVGTTSAAGRPVYVPPHLRNRPSSSDPPAPTSTGAASSNDRPGYGGSRWAAPRTDYYNRSGYSGGGGGGGGRPGGWGGRSGGWDRGRDREVNPFGNDDDTEQVFSEQENTGINFDAYEDIPVETSGDNVPPPVNTFAEIDLGEALNLNIRRCKYVKPTPVQRHAIPISLAGRDLMACAQTGSGKTAAFCFPIISGIMRGQVPQRPLRGARTVYPLALILSPTRELSMQIHEEAKKFSYQTGVKVVVAYGGAPINQQLRELERGVDILVATPGRLVDLLERARVSLQMIRYLALDEADRMLDMGFEPQIRKIVEQMDMPPPGVRQTMLFSATFPKEIQRLACDFLANYVFLAVGRVGSSTDLIVQRVEFVHESDKRSHLMDLLHAQRANGVQGKQALTLVFVETKKGADSLEHWLCMNGFPATTIHGDRSQQEREQALRSFKSGATPILVATDVAARGLDIPHVAHVVNFDLPNDIDDYVHRIGRTGRAGKTGLATAFFNDNNASLARPLADLMQEANQEVPAWLTRYAARSFGGRNRRPGGGRFGGRDFRRDSSFNRGNLDYYGGGNSAGGYAASGGYGGGSGYGPGVTSAWD; via the exons ATGACTACACGAACATCATGGGCAGATTTGGCTGCGAATTCTGCAGCCGAGAATGTAGGTGTTGGTTCTTCCTCTGCTAGCAATGGAGCTGTTGGTACCACCTCAGCTGCTGGCCGACCTGTTTATGTTCCTCCACATCTCCGTAATAGGCCATCTTCTTCAGACCCGCCTGCTCCTACTTCCACTGGTGCTGCATCAAGTAATGACCGACCTGGATATGGCGGATCCCGTTGGGCTGCTCCTAGGACTGATTATTACAACCGATCAGGGTAcagtggtggtggtggtggtggtggtggtcgACCTGGTGGATGGGGTGGCAGAAGTGGTGGTTGGGATCGTGGGAGAGACAGGGAAGTTAATCCATTTGGAAATGATGATGATACAGAGCAGGTGTTTAGTGAGCAAGAGAATACTGGGATTAACTTTGATGCTTATGAAGACATTCCTGTTGAGACTAGTGGTGATAACGTGCCACCACCTGTCAATACTTTTGCAGAGATTGACTTGGGTGAAGCACTTAACCTAAACATTCGTAGGTGCAAGTATGTGAAGCCGACACCTGTTCAAAGGCATGCCATCCCCATTTCACTTGCTGGGCGGGATTTGATGGCATGTGCACAGACTGGTTCTGGAAAGACAGCTGCCTTTTGTTTTCCAATTATCAGTGGAATTATGAGAGGCCAGGTTCCACAAAGACCCTTACGTGGGGCGCGTACTGTATACCCACTAGCTCTTATTCTCTCTCCTACCAGGGAGCTCTCAATGCAA ATACATGAGGAAGCCAAGAAGTTCTCTTATCAAACAGGTGTTAAGGTGGTTGTTGCTTATGGGGGTGCCCCTATTAACCAACAG CTGAGGGAGCTGGAGAGAGGTGTTGATATTCTCGTGGCAACTCCTGGAAGATTGGTAGACTTGCTAGAGAGGGCTAGAGTTTCTCTACAGATGATCAGGTACTTAGCCCTTGATGAAGCAGACAGAATGCTGGACATGGGTTTTGAGCctcaaataagaaaaattgtgGAACAAATGGACATGCCCCCTCCTGGTGTTAGACAAACAATGCTATTCAGTGCCACCTTTCCAAAAGAGATACAG AGACTGGCCtgtgattttcttgcaaattatGTTTTCTTGGCGGTGGGACGAGTTGGATCAAGTACTGATTTGATTGTCCAGAGAGTAGAATTTGTTCATGAGTCAGACAAAAGAAGTCACCTTATGGATCTTCTTCATGCGCAGAGGGCAAATGGTGTCCAGGGAAAG CAAGCTCTTACATTAGTTTTTGTTGAGACAAAAAAGGGAGCTGATTCACTGGAACATTGGTTGTGCATGAATGGTTTTCCTGCAACTACCATTCATGGTGATAGATCCCAGCag GAAAGAGAACAAGCATTACGGTCATTTAAAAGTGGTGCTACCCCAATCTTGGTAGCAACTGATGTGGCAGCCCGTGGTCTTGATATTCCTCATGTTGCACATGTGGTGAACTTTGACCTTCCAAATGATATTGATGACTACGTTCATCGAATTGGACGGACAGGGCGTGCAGGCAAAACTGGTTTAGCCACAGCCTTCTTCAATGATAACAATGCTTCTTTGGCAAGGCCATTAGCAGATCTAATGCAAGAAGCAAATCAAGAGGTGCCTGCTTGGCTGACCCGATATGCTGCTCGTTCGTTTGGGGGGCGGAACCGACGTCCTGGGGGAGGCCGCTTTGGTGGGCGTGACTTTCGAAGGGACTCATCTTTCAACAGGggtaatttagactactatgGTGGGGGCAACAGTGCTGGTGGGTATGCTGCTTCTGGCGGGTATGGTGGTGGCAGCGGCTACGGTCCAGGTGTTACCAGTGCATGGGATTGA